A stretch of the Arachis stenosperma cultivar V10309 chromosome 6, arast.V10309.gnm1.PFL2, whole genome shotgun sequence genome encodes the following:
- the LOC130933767 gene encoding uncharacterized protein LOC130933767: MASSNTPSETPTSQEQGSTPDPSIGTQKNSNRGKIDPAWGHCKQVLDKGKTALVCIYCEKLIRGGGINRVKHHLAGKGGDIEASRKVPAVVRHQFNQNIEDLRTKKRKTQEEYAESYGACDEVEREFDEIERNEMRQQQASRIPAPSSRKGVGKQVKGLQSFFPPAATPRAQPSIKSVLQSKEIVEKCDIAIARWMMDASVPFNAVNSAYYQPMIDAIANMGAGYKGPNYQRVRGYLLSKLVEDVKKMIEGYRVIWKQTGCTIMADGWTDRCRRTLINFLVYCPKGTVFLKSVDASHISKTAEALFKLLRDVVLFVGPENVVHVVTDNAANYVAAGRLLESEFPRLYWSPCAAHCINLMLQDIGKFVEVTETVSQASMITKYIYNHCHPLYLMRQFTGGREILRPAPTRFATNFIALQSILAQKDVLSIF; the protein is encoded by the coding sequence ATGGCTTCATCAAATACACCATCAGAAACACCAACTTCTCAGGAACAAGGATCAACTCCTGATCCTTCAATTGGAACCCAAAAAAATAGTAACAGAGGAAAAATTGATCCTGCATGGGGCCATTGTAAACAAGTTTTGGATAAAGGAAAAACTGCTTTGGTATGTATTTATTGCGAGAAGCTTATTAGAGGTGGAGGAATTAACCGGGTTAAGCATCATTTGGCTGGAAAAGGCGGAGATATTGAGGCAAGTCGAAAGGTGCCAGCTGTGGTGAGACACCAATTCAATCAAAACATTGAAGATCTTCGaaccaagaaaaggaaaactcAAGAAGAATATGCAGAAAGTTATGGTGCTTGTGATGAAGTTGAAAGGGAATTTGATGAGATTGAACGTAATGAGATGCGACAACAACAAGCATCAAGAATTCCAGCACCTAGCTCTAGAAAGGGAGTTGGAAAACAAGTCAAGGGATTACAATCCTTTTTTCCACCGGCAGCAACACCTAGAGCTCAACCAAGTATTAAAAGTGTTCTCCAAAGCAAAGAAATTGTGGAGAAGTGTGATATTGCTATTGCAAGATGGATGATGGATGCTTCTGTGCCATTCAATGCGGTTAATTCAGCTTATTATCAGCCGATGATTGATGCTATTGCAAACATGGGTGCAGGGTATAAAGGGCCTAATTACCAAAGAGTTCGTGGATATTTGTTGAGTAAATTGGTTGAAGATGTAAAGAAGATGATTGAAGGTTATCGTGTGATTTGGAAACAAACTGGATGTACTATCATGGCTGATGGATGGACTGATCGTTGTAGACGtactttaattaatttcttaGTTTATTGCCCTAAAGGAACTGTTTTCCTAAAGTCAGTTGATGCTTCTCATATCTCGAAAACTGCTGAGGCTTTGTTTAAGTTGCTTAGGGATGTTGTGTTATTTGTTGGTCCTGAGAATGTTGTACATGTAGTGACGGATAATGCTGCAAATTACGTTGCTGCTGGAAGGTTGTTGGAATCGGAGTTTCCTAGATTGTATTGGTCTCCTTGTGCGGCACATTGTATTAATCTGATGTTGCAGGATATTGGGAAGTTTGTGGAAGTGACTGAAACTGTGTCACAAGCTTCAATGATTACAAAATATATCTATAATCACTGCCATCCTTTGTACTTGATGAGGCAGTTCACAGGCGGCCGAGAAATACTTCGTCCAGCTCCAACTCGATTCGCCACTAATTTCATTGCTTTGCAAAGCATTTTGGCTCAAAAGGATGTTTtaagtatcttttag